A genomic segment from Xiphophorus maculatus strain JP 163 A chromosome 6, X_maculatus-5.0-male, whole genome shotgun sequence encodes:
- the LOC102235115 gene encoding complement C1q-like protein 2: protein MKISVAALTFFFFYACVAEISAQPTGDKDGGTIQSSGDADCGAAEAQKTTEQLYIILRAVEAKLSDTQTEIEVLKSQVQVNKVAFGASISTGGNIGPFNTHTILIYKKAFFNTGSYNPTTGIFTTPVKGAYYFSFSGHNQSTKQMGLQLMKNGERMITGFNHVDAIDRYETATNGMTLQLEVGDQVYVILMAGTWIHDNDNSQSTFIGHLLFPL from the exons ATGAAGATTTCTGTGGCTGCcttaactttctttttcttctatgCATGTGTGGCTGAAATCTCAGCTCAGCCGACAGGAGATAAAGATGGTGGCACCATTCAGTCATCTGGTGACGCAGACTGTGGCGCAGCTGAAGCCCAGAAAACCACTGAGCAACTTTATATCATTTTAAGAGCGGTAGAAGCCAAACTTAGCGACACTCAGACAGAGATCGAGGTCCTGAAGTCACAAGTTCAAG TCAACAAGGTAGCATTTGGAGCATCTATAAGTACAGGTGGAAATATTGGACCTTTTAATACCCACACCATACTGATCTACAAAAAGGCCTTCTTCAACACAGGGTCATACAACCCAACAACAG GTATTTTTACGACTCCTGTCAAAGGAGCCTATTACTTCAGCTTCTCTGGACATAATCAATCAACTAAACAAATGGGCCTGCAACTGATGAAGAATGGAGAGCGGATGATCACTGGCTTCAACCATGTTGATGCTATAGATCGGTATGAGACAGCAACCAATGGGATGACTCTGCAGCTTGAAGTTGGAGACCAGGTTTACGTGATACTGATGGCAGGCACATGGATTCATGACAATGACAATAGTCAAAGTACCTTTATTGGTCATTTATTATTCCCTCTGTAA